In Spirochaeta thermophila DSM 6578, the following proteins share a genomic window:
- a CDS encoding ZIP family metal transporter produces MQWFIEAHVILQAFLATLFTWGMTALGAGGVFLFPNPSRKVMDAMLGFAAGVMIAASFWSLLNPSIELSEQMGLIPWVPPLVGFLLGAGFIRLMDLVLPHLHLGQPVEQAEGIHTTWKKTLLLVLAITLHNIPEGLAVGVAFGAVGAGIPSADLAGAVALALGIGIQNFPEGLAVSGPLRREGMSPARSFFWGQLSAVVEPVAAVAGAAFVLAMQPVLPYALAFAAGAMIFVVVEEVIPESQLSGNSDVSTLGAIIGFAVMMTLDVALG; encoded by the coding sequence ATGCAGTGGTTCATCGAGGCCCATGTGATCCTTCAGGCGTTTCTCGCCACGCTGTTCACGTGGGGTATGACCGCGCTTGGTGCCGGCGGCGTGTTCCTCTTCCCCAATCCTTCCCGTAAGGTGATGGATGCAATGCTGGGGTTCGCGGCGGGGGTGATGATTGCTGCGAGCTTCTGGTCACTCTTGAATCCTTCCATAGAGCTTTCAGAACAGATGGGGCTCATCCCCTGGGTCCCCCCGCTCGTGGGCTTCCTTCTGGGTGCGGGGTTCATCAGGCTCATGGACCTGGTGCTCCCCCACCTCCACCTGGGCCAGCCGGTGGAGCAGGCCGAGGGCATCCACACCACATGGAAGAAGACGCTCCTGTTGGTACTCGCGATCACGCTTCACAATATCCCGGAGGGGCTTGCTGTGGGGGTGGCCTTCGGAGCCGTAGGTGCGGGCATCCCCTCGGCGGACCTCGCCGGGGCCGTGGCCCTTGCCCTTGGTATCGGGATCCAGAACTTCCCCGAGGGGCTCGCGGTCTCTGGCCCTCTCAGGCGCGAGGGAATGAGCCCGGCCAGGAGCTTTTTCTGGGGGCAGCTCTCTGCGGTGGTGGAGCCTGTTGCCGCGGTGGCGGGGGCCGCCTTCGTGCTCGCGATGCAGCCCGTGCTTCCCTATGCCCTTGCGTTTGCGGCCGGGGCCATGATCTTCGTAGTGGTAGAGGAGGTGATCCCCGAGTCGCAGCTCTCGGGTAACTCCGATGTCTCCACCCTGGGAGCGATCATAGGCTTTGCCGTGATGATGACGCTGGACGTGGCCCTGGGATAG